The genomic window ATCCAGCGAGGCTGGATCAATAACTTCCGGCTGGCCAACATACTGGGCAAATTGAAAGACCTGGATGGATGGCTCAGGAATCGGCTTAGATACTGTATATGGTCCCGCCTCAGGCGGGATGGTGTGAGAGGCGCTCCGGTGGGCTTTTGCTCACCGGCCGTCTACTCGATTGTGCTTTCGTGCTTTACTTAACAGTCAGTTGTATTGATAAATTTAGAGCATTAGCGATTAAGGCAAAATTTGATAATCGAATATCTTCTCCTTTCTCGACCCGTGAGATATATGGTCTTTTTTTCCCAATAAGATCCGCTAGTTGACTTTGACTTAATTTCAATTCTTTTCTTCGGTTTTTAATGATCTCCCCAAAGTAAAATGAAAAGGCTTCATCTCTGAATTTATCTCGTGATTCTGAACCAGGTTTACCAAACCTTTTATCTAAAATTTCTTTAGAATTTATTAATTGTCCCATGTTCGTATTATTTACCAATAATTATTTAAAATTTTTCCTGCCTGCTTAATCGCTTTATTATAATCTTTTGTTGATTTCTTAATAAAACCATTCAAACAGATTACTTTGGAGCATTCAGCAAAATTGGGATGGTCAGTTGTAAACATTATTACTCTGACTTCATTCCCTGCTTTAATCCTGAGTTCGTAAAACTCCGTTTTGGTTAACTTCTTTACAAAACTCGAATGAACAATTTTAAGTTCACCGATAATTTCAACAAGTTGGAAGAACTTCGTTGAAATTCTTTCATTTTGATTGTCAATAAAGTCTAAACATTCAGGAGTAATCAAAACTTCTCTCATTTGGCAAAGGTAACGAATTAGTTACATTAAAACAAGTAATTTAAAGAAAAACCTAACTTTCTGAGGCATGAAGCACAACGGATGGCAATATGAAACGGTTGGGTTTTCGGAGCGCGTCTGTATCAACCGAGGAAAACGCTGATGCGAGAACCAA from Bacteroidota bacterium includes these protein-coding regions:
- a CDS encoding helix-turn-helix domain-containing protein translates to MGQLINSKEILDKRFGKPGSESRDKFRDEAFSFYFGEIIKNRRKELKLSQSQLADLIGKKRPYISRVEKGEDIRLSNFALIANALNLSIQLTVK
- a CDS encoding type II toxin-antitoxin system RelE/ParE family toxin: MREVLITPECLDFIDNQNERISTKFFQLVEIIGELKIVHSSFVKKLTKTEFYELRIKAGNEVRVIMFTTDHPNFAECSKVICLNGFIKKSTKDYNKAIKQAGKILNNYW